The following are encoded together in the Variovorax sp. PBS-H4 genome:
- a CDS encoding thiamine pyrophosphate-binding protein gives MSSSQTAGHLIVECLIEQGVELAFGVPGESFLAVLDGFHAYADRIRFIVNRQEGGAAFMAEAHGKLTGRPGICFVTRGPGATNASIGVHNAFQDSTPMVLFVGDVGSDFRDREAFQEVDYGSFLGPSTKGFAKRVERIDDADRIPEYVARAFATAMNGRPGPVVLVLPEDMLRSMTSARPLARVEAVQPWSDPGALRTLRELLIKAQRPLVIAGGGGWTVQAAQALQRFAESWKLPVANAFRFQDTFDNHHPLYAGDVGIAINPKLAEHVKHSDLVVAIGPRLGEMTTGGYALLEAPRPAHTLVHFHASAEELNRVYQADLAINAGMSAAARSLEVLSPPAEVPWEPWAAQLHADYLANLEPQALAGLPAESPRGAVDMAAVVRTLQQHLPADAAITNGAGNFASWVHRYFRYHGLAKGHKTQLAPTSGAMGYGVPAGIAANIATGRTAFTIAGDGDFLMNGQELATASQHGGKSIIVLLNNGMFGTIRMHQEREYPAKVSGTALANPDFCALARAYGYAAERVTETAQFEAALLRALAADVGTLIEIPLDPEVITTRGTLSVITKAAQARSSH, from the coding sequence ATGAGTTCGTCGCAAACCGCAGGCCACCTGATCGTCGAGTGCCTGATCGAGCAAGGAGTCGAGCTTGCCTTCGGCGTGCCGGGCGAAAGTTTCCTGGCGGTTCTGGATGGCTTTCACGCCTATGCCGACCGCATCCGCTTCATCGTCAATCGCCAGGAAGGCGGAGCGGCTTTCATGGCCGAAGCGCACGGCAAATTGACCGGGCGGCCCGGCATCTGCTTCGTGACGCGCGGTCCGGGGGCGACCAACGCCTCGATCGGCGTGCACAACGCCTTCCAGGACTCGACGCCGATGGTGCTCTTCGTGGGCGATGTCGGCAGCGACTTTCGGGACCGCGAGGCGTTCCAGGAGGTCGACTACGGCAGCTTTCTCGGCCCGAGCACCAAGGGCTTCGCCAAGCGCGTGGAGCGCATCGACGATGCCGACCGCATTCCCGAATACGTGGCGCGCGCCTTCGCGACGGCCATGAACGGGCGGCCGGGTCCGGTTGTCCTGGTGCTGCCCGAGGACATGCTGCGCAGCATGACCTCGGCCCGGCCGCTGGCGCGCGTGGAGGCGGTTCAGCCGTGGAGCGATCCGGGCGCGCTGCGGACCCTGCGCGAGTTGTTGATCAAAGCGCAGCGTCCGCTGGTGATCGCCGGCGGCGGCGGCTGGACCGTGCAGGCAGCGCAGGCCCTGCAGCGCTTTGCCGAAAGCTGGAAGCTGCCGGTGGCGAACGCTTTCCGCTTCCAGGACACCTTCGACAACCATCACCCGCTCTACGCCGGCGACGTGGGCATCGCTATCAATCCCAAGCTGGCCGAGCATGTGAAGCACAGCGACCTGGTGGTGGCCATCGGGCCGCGGCTGGGCGAGATGACGACAGGCGGCTATGCGCTGCTGGAGGCGCCCCGGCCGGCGCATACGCTGGTTCACTTCCATGCGAGTGCCGAGGAGCTCAACCGCGTCTACCAGGCCGACCTCGCCATCAACGCCGGCATGAGCGCCGCGGCGCGCAGCCTCGAGGTGCTGAGCCCGCCGGCCGAAGTGCCCTGGGAGCCTTGGGCCGCACAGCTGCATGCCGACTACCTCGCCAACCTCGAGCCGCAGGCACTGGCCGGGCTGCCGGCCGAGTCGCCGCGCGGTGCGGTGGACATGGCGGCGGTGGTGCGCACCCTGCAGCAGCACCTGCCCGCCGACGCGGCCATTACCAACGGGGCTGGCAACTTTGCCAGCTGGGTGCACCGGTACTTCCGCTACCACGGCCTCGCCAAAGGCCACAAGACGCAGCTGGCGCCGACCAGCGGTGCCATGGGCTACGGCGTGCCCGCGGGGATTGCGGCGAACATCGCGACGGGCCGCACCGCCTTCACCATCGCAGGCGATGGCGACTTCCTGATGAACGGGCAGGAGCTCGCCACGGCCTCGCAGCATGGCGGCAAGAGCATCATCGTGCTGCTCAACAACGGCATGTTCGGCACCATCCGCATGCACCAGGAGCGCGAGTACCCGGCCAAGGTGAGCGGTACGGCGCTGGCCAATCCGGACTTCTGCGCACTGGCGCGCGCCTACGGCTACGCGGCGGAGCGCGTCACCGAAACCGCGCAATTCGAGGCAGCGTTGCTGCGTGCGCTGGCGGCCGACGTCGGCACGCTCATCGAGATCCCGCTCGACCCCGAGGTGATCACCACGCGCGGCACGTTGTCGGTCATCACCAAGGCAGCGCAGGCGCGCAGCAGTCATTGA
- a CDS encoding SWIB/MDM2 domain-containing protein yields MATAKKAPAKKAPAKKAAPAKKAAAPAKKAAPAKKAAPAKKAAPAKKAAAKKAPAKKRTPNAAFMKALTPSPALAAVVGPTPLPRTAVVSKLWDYIKKNNLQDKANKRNINADAKLKEIFGKPQVSMFELASLIGKHVK; encoded by the coding sequence ATGGCAACTGCAAAGAAGGCTCCGGCCAAGAAAGCGCCTGCGAAGAAGGCTGCTCCTGCAAAGAAGGCCGCCGCGCCGGCCAAGAAGGCTGCTCCGGCGAAGAAGGCGGCACCCGCCAAGAAGGCGGCTCCTGCCAAGAAGGCTGCTGCGAAGAAGGCTCCCGCCAAGAAGCGCACGCCCAATGCCGCGTTCATGAAGGCCTTGACCCCCAGCCCGGCGCTCGCCGCCGTCGTGGGTCCGACGCCTCTGCCGCGCACCGCCGTCGTCAGCAAGCTGTGGGACTACATCAAGAAGAACAACCTGCAAGACAAGGCCAACAAGCGCAACATCAACGCTGACGCCAAGCTGAAGGAAATCTTCGGCAAGCCGCAAGTGTCGATGTTCGAGCTCGCCTCGCTGATCGGCAAGCACGTAAAGTGA
- the infC gene encoding translation initiation factor IF-3: MATAFRDRRHREERQHRLNREIMAPEVRLIGPENEPLGVVSLAEALRLAGEQDVDLVEVVAAANPPVCRLIEYGKFKYHEQKKAAEAKSKQKVIEVKEIKFRPGTDEGDYNIKMRNIRRFLDEGDKCKITLRFRGREITHQELGLALLQRIRDDLGDSIVVEQFPKLEGRQMIMMIAPGRKKGGGGAAKPATEPTTAPAAA, encoded by the coding sequence ATCGCTACTGCATTTCGCGACCGCCGCCACCGCGAGGAACGCCAACACCGCCTGAACCGGGAGATCATGGCCCCGGAAGTCCGCCTGATCGGCCCCGAGAATGAGCCGTTGGGTGTCGTAAGTCTTGCCGAGGCCTTGCGGCTGGCCGGCGAGCAAGACGTGGATCTGGTGGAAGTAGTCGCGGCGGCCAATCCGCCGGTCTGTCGCCTGATCGAGTACGGGAAGTTCAAGTACCACGAGCAGAAAAAGGCCGCCGAGGCGAAGTCGAAGCAGAAGGTCATCGAGGTCAAGGAAATCAAGTTCCGGCCCGGTACCGACGAAGGCGACTACAACATCAAGATGCGTAACATCCGGCGCTTTCTTGATGAGGGCGACAAATGCAAGATCACGCTGCGCTTCCGAGGCCGCGAGATCACGCACCAGGAGCTCGGCCTGGCCCTGCTGCAGCGCATTCGCGACGACCTCGGCGACAGCATCGTGGTCGAGCAGTTCCCCAAGCTCGAGGGTCGGCAAATGATCATGATGATCGCGCCGGGTCGCAAGAAGGGCGGCGGTGGAGCAGCCAAGCCGGCCACCGAGCCGACGACGGCACCCGCAGCGGCTTGA
- a CDS encoding TetR/AcrR family transcriptional regulator: protein MKTPPTAPIEPRSRDADRSQLAILDSARDEFAQRGLAGARMDSIAERAGLNKRLIYYYFGSKDDLFLAVLERTYANIRDAEQQLHLDEVEPVEAIRRLVSFTWHYYLEHPEFITLLNSENLHRAAHLKRSGRIQEMNSPLVQLLDGVLERGRREKLFRSGIDPVQLYISIAAICYFYLSNNDTLSAIFGRDLRAPKAMAQRLSHMTDLVLGYVLH from the coding sequence ATGAAGACGCCGCCTACAGCGCCCATCGAACCCCGCTCTCGTGACGCCGACCGATCGCAGCTCGCCATCCTCGACTCGGCCCGCGACGAGTTCGCGCAGCGCGGCCTGGCCGGCGCACGCATGGACAGCATCGCCGAGCGCGCCGGGCTCAACAAGCGCCTGATCTACTACTACTTCGGCAGCAAGGACGATCTGTTCCTCGCGGTACTCGAGCGCACCTATGCCAATATCCGCGATGCCGAGCAGCAACTGCACCTGGACGAGGTCGAACCGGTCGAGGCGATCCGGCGCCTGGTCTCGTTCACCTGGCACTACTACCTCGAGCACCCCGAGTTCATCACGCTGCTCAACAGCGAGAACCTGCACCGGGCCGCCCACCTCAAGCGCTCCGGGCGCATCCAGGAAATGAACTCGCCGCTGGTGCAACTGCTCGACGGCGTGCTCGAGCGCGGCCGGCGCGAGAAGCTCTTCCGCTCCGGCATCGATCCGGTGCAGCTGTACATCTCCATTGCCGCGATCTGCTACTTCTACCTGTCGAACAACGACACGCTGTCGGCCATCTTCGGCCGCGACCTGCGCGCGCCCAAGGCCATGGCGCAGCGCCTGTCGCACATGACCGACCTGGTGCTGGGCTACGTCCTGCACTGA
- a CDS encoding gamma-glutamylcyclotransferase family protein has translation MMPHSPFEPRHVFVYGTLRRGGRNDIARFRPAPRYVAEAVIRGTLYDLGSYPGAVLGGSDELVGEIYAIAPALEALLDQLEEVRPDDGGEYIKREVWVQAGSTELLCLVYEIHPDRIAGRRVIASGDWFDRAVPFS, from the coding sequence ATGATGCCGCATTCACCTTTCGAGCCCCGACATGTGTTCGTCTACGGCACCTTGCGGCGCGGTGGGCGAAACGATATCGCGCGCTTCCGGCCGGCGCCGCGCTACGTGGCGGAAGCGGTTATCCGAGGCACGCTGTACGACCTGGGCAGCTATCCCGGTGCGGTGCTTGGCGGCAGCGACGAACTGGTCGGCGAGATCTATGCCATTGCGCCGGCGCTCGAGGCGCTGCTCGATCAACTCGAGGAGGTGCGGCCTGACGATGGCGGCGAATACATCAAGCGCGAAGTGTGGGTGCAGGCCGGCTCGACGGAGCTCCTGTGCTTGGTCTACGAGATCCACCCCGATCGAATCGCAGGACGCCGAGTGATCGCATCGGGCGACTGGTTCGACCGGGCGGTCCCGTTTTCATGA
- the rpmI gene encoding 50S ribosomal protein L35, giving the protein MPKMKTKSSAKKRFRVRPGGTVKRGQAFKRHILTKKTTKNKRHLRGATAVHETNMVSMAAMLPGSGI; this is encoded by the coding sequence ATGCCCAAGATGAAGACCAAGAGCAGCGCGAAAAAGCGTTTCCGCGTTCGTCCCGGTGGCACCGTCAAGCGCGGTCAAGCCTTCAAGCGTCACATCCTGACGAAGAAGACCACCAAGAACAAGCGTCACCTGCGTGGTGCAACGGCAGTGCATGAGACCAACATGGTCTCGATGGCTGCCATGTTGCCCGGCAGCGGCATCTAA
- the pheS gene encoding phenylalanine--tRNA ligase subunit alpha produces MNELDSLVDTARAAFAEAKAPAELENAKAQFLGKAGRITELMKGMATLSVEEKKSRGAAINVAKQAIEAALAGRRQQLADEELAIQLRAEALDVTLPGRRRAGGGLHPVSRTMERIEAIFSSMGFDVADGPEIESDWHSFTSLNNPPNHPARSMQDTFYVDINGEDGIPYNLRPHTSPMQVRYAHQHIKKYAAEFAAAAADTTGTVKAPEIRVIAPGRTYRVDSDATHSPMFHQCEGLWLGENVSFKDLKVIFTDFCRTFFETDDLVLRFRPSFFPFTEPSAEIDIQFQTGPLAGRWLEVSGSGQVHPQVVRNMGLDPERYIGFAFGMGPDRLTMLRYGVNDLRLFFDGDLRFLNQFQ; encoded by the coding sequence ATGAACGAGTTGGACTCCCTGGTCGATACCGCACGTGCAGCCTTCGCCGAAGCCAAGGCACCGGCCGAACTTGAGAACGCCAAGGCGCAGTTCCTCGGCAAGGCCGGCCGCATCACCGAACTGATGAAGGGCATGGCCACGCTGTCCGTCGAGGAGAAGAAGTCGCGCGGCGCCGCGATCAACGTGGCCAAGCAGGCCATCGAGGCCGCGCTGGCCGGCCGCCGCCAGCAACTCGCCGACGAAGAGCTCGCCATCCAGTTGCGCGCCGAGGCGCTCGACGTCACGCTTCCGGGCCGCCGTCGTGCTGGCGGGGGCCTGCATCCGGTGAGCCGCACGATGGAGCGCATCGAGGCCATCTTCTCGAGCATGGGCTTCGATGTGGCCGACGGTCCCGAGATCGAGAGCGACTGGCACAGCTTCACCTCGCTCAACAATCCGCCTAACCATCCCGCACGATCGATGCAGGACACCTTCTACGTCGACATCAACGGCGAGGATGGCATCCCCTACAACCTGCGTCCGCATACCAGCCCGATGCAGGTGCGCTACGCACATCAGCACATCAAGAAGTACGCTGCCGAATTCGCCGCCGCGGCGGCCGACACCACCGGCACCGTCAAGGCGCCCGAAATTCGGGTCATCGCGCCCGGCCGGACCTACCGCGTCGACAGCGATGCCACGCACTCGCCGATGTTCCACCAGTGCGAAGGCCTGTGGCTGGGGGAGAACGTCAGCTTCAAGGACCTGAAGGTCATCTTTACCGACTTCTGTCGCACCTTCTTCGAGACCGACGACTTGGTGCTGCGCTTCAGGCCGAGCTTCTTCCCCTTCACCGAGCCCAGCGCCGAGATCGACATCCAGTTCCAGACCGGCCCTTTGGCCGGCCGATGGCTCGAGGTCTCGGGTTCAGGCCAGGTGCATCCGCAGGTGGTGCGCAACATGGGCCTGGACCCAGAGCGCTACATCGGCTTCGCCTTCGGCATGGGCCCGGACCGGCTCACCATGCTGCGTTATGGCGTGAACGACCTGCGCCTGTTTTTCGATGGCGACCTGCGCTTCCTGAACCAGTTTCAATAA
- the aceA gene encoding isocitrate lyase — MPQTITEQLSREQQIAALEKEWATNPRWKGIKRGYSAADVVRLRGSFPIEYTIARRGAEKLWDLVNNEPYVNCLGALTGGQAMQQVKAGIKAIYLSGWQVAADNNSYAAMYPDQSLYPVDSVPTVVERINNTFRRADEIQWSKGTNPGDKGYVDYFAPIVADAEAGFGGVLNGFELMKAMIKAGAGGVHFEDQLASVKKCGHMGGKVLVPTTEAVQKLIAARMAADVCGTPTLVIARTDAEAADLLTSDYDENDKPFLTGERTAEGFYKTKKGIDQAISRAIAYAHYADLVWCETGTPDLEFARKFAEAVHKVHPGKMLAYNCSPSFNWKKNLDDATIAKFQKELGAMGYKYQFITLAGIHSMWFNMFDLAQDYVQRGMSAYVEKVQEPEFAARDRGYTFVSHQQEVGTGYFDEVTTVIQGGKSSVTALTGSTEEEQFH, encoded by the coding sequence ATGCCTCAAACCATCACCGAACAACTGAGCCGGGAACAGCAAATCGCCGCCCTCGAAAAAGAATGGGCGACCAACCCGCGCTGGAAGGGCATCAAGCGGGGCTATAGCGCTGCCGACGTGGTGCGCCTGCGCGGCTCCTTCCCGATCGAGTACACGATCGCGCGCCGGGGCGCCGAGAAGCTGTGGGACTTGGTGAACAACGAGCCCTACGTCAATTGCCTCGGTGCGCTCACCGGTGGCCAGGCGATGCAGCAGGTCAAGGCTGGGATCAAGGCGATCTACCTGTCGGGCTGGCAGGTCGCGGCTGACAACAACAGCTACGCCGCCATGTACCCCGACCAGTCGCTCTATCCTGTGGACTCGGTGCCGACCGTGGTGGAGCGCATCAACAACACCTTCCGCCGTGCCGACGAAATTCAATGGTCCAAGGGCACCAACCCTGGCGACAAGGGTTACGTCGACTACTTCGCGCCCATCGTGGCCGACGCCGAGGCGGGTTTTGGCGGCGTGCTCAACGGCTTCGAGCTGATGAAGGCCATGATCAAGGCCGGCGCTGGGGGTGTCCACTTCGAAGACCAGCTCGCCTCGGTCAAGAAGTGCGGCCACATGGGCGGCAAGGTGCTGGTGCCGACGACGGAAGCGGTGCAGAAGCTGATCGCCGCGCGCATGGCGGCCGATGTGTGCGGGACCCCGACGCTGGTGATCGCGCGCACCGACGCCGAAGCGGCCGACCTGCTGACCAGCGACTACGACGAGAACGACAAGCCTTTCCTCACGGGGGAGCGCACCGCGGAAGGCTTCTACAAGACGAAGAAGGGCATCGACCAAGCGATCTCGCGCGCCATCGCCTACGCCCACTATGCGGACCTGGTCTGGTGCGAAACCGGCACGCCCGACCTCGAGTTCGCGCGCAAGTTCGCGGAGGCCGTGCACAAGGTGCATCCGGGCAAGATGCTGGCCTACAACTGCTCGCCGTCGTTTAACTGGAAGAAGAACCTCGACGACGCCACCATCGCGAAGTTCCAGAAGGAGCTTGGCGCCATGGGCTACAAGTACCAGTTCATCACGCTGGCCGGCATCCATTCGATGTGGTTCAACATGTTCGACCTGGCACAGGATTACGTGCAGCGCGGCATGTCGGCGTACGTCGAGAAGGTGCAGGAGCCGGAGTTCGCCGCACGCGATCGCGGTTACACCTTCGTGTCGCACCAGCAGGAAGTCGGCACCGGCTACTTCGACGAGGTGACCACTGTGATCCAGGGCGGCAAGTCGAGCGTCACGGCGCTGACCGGTTCGACCGAGGAAGAGCAATTCCACTGA
- a CDS encoding DMT family transporter has protein sequence MSLVGSYVALSKPLVVAFPVFLLAWLRFGIAALAMPHWLRRPPDEPTMTPRTRGLVFLESFLGNFLFSICMLFGVSLTSAVSAGVIMASIPAMVAIGSRVFLRESITTRTALAIACAAGGIGLLALAPSQPSAHSGSTTAPSMPWLGNLLVFCAVLCEAAYAVIGKSLTGKLGPKRISSLINLWGFVLSTPLGLWFALRFDFGAVPLGLWALLVVYALAASIWTVWLWMTGLKGVPASQAGVFTVMLPVSAAMVGVLVLGENLSLLQLCAFAFALLGVVLATWPSRRAEARRGA, from the coding sequence ATGTCGCTGGTCGGCAGCTACGTCGCGCTGTCCAAGCCGCTGGTCGTCGCCTTCCCGGTGTTCCTGCTTGCCTGGCTTCGCTTCGGCATCGCCGCGCTCGCGATGCCGCATTGGCTGCGCCGTCCGCCGGACGAACCGACAATGACGCCCCGCACGCGCGGCCTGGTCTTCCTCGAGTCCTTCCTCGGCAACTTCCTGTTCTCGATCTGCATGTTGTTCGGCGTGAGCCTCACCAGCGCCGTCTCGGCGGGCGTGATCATGGCCTCGATCCCCGCCATGGTCGCGATCGGCAGCCGGGTCTTCCTGCGCGAGAGCATCACGACGCGGACGGCGCTCGCCATCGCTTGTGCGGCCGGCGGCATCGGCCTGCTCGCGCTTGCGCCCTCGCAGCCCTCCGCCCACTCGGGTAGCACCACCGCCCCCTCGATGCCCTGGCTCGGCAACCTCCTGGTGTTCTGCGCGGTCCTCTGCGAGGCAGCTTACGCGGTGATCGGCAAGTCGCTCACGGGCAAGCTCGGTCCCAAGCGCATCTCCTCCCTGATCAACCTCTGGGGCTTCGTGCTCTCGACGCCACTGGGCTTGTGGTTCGCGCTGCGCTTCGACTTCGGCGCTGTTCCGCTCGGGCTGTGGGCGCTGCTCGTGGTCTATGCGCTGGCAGCGAGCATCTGGACGGTGTGGCTCTGGATGACCGGGCTCAAGGGAGTACCGGCCTCGCAGGCGGGCGTGTTCACCGTGATGCTGCCCGTGAGCGCGGCCATGGTCGGCGTGCTCGTGCTCGGCGAAAACCTGTCGCTGCTGCAGCTATGCGCCTTCGCATTTGCATTGCTCGGCGTGGTGCTCGCAACCTGGCCTTCGCGCCGCGCTGAAGCGCGGCGCGGTGCCTGA
- the rplT gene encoding 50S ribosomal protein L20 — MPRVKRGVTARARHKKVLALAKGFRGRRGNVFRIAKQAVMKAGQYAYRDRRTKKRVFRQLWIARINAASRELGLTYSQFANGIRKAGIEIDRKVLADIAVHDKAAFAGIVEQVKAKLAA, encoded by the coding sequence ATGCCTCGCGTCAAACGTGGTGTCACGGCTCGCGCCCGCCACAAGAAGGTTCTCGCACTTGCCAAGGGTTTCCGCGGTCGCCGCGGCAACGTCTTCCGCATCGCCAAGCAGGCGGTGATGAAGGCGGGCCAATACGCCTACCGTGACCGCCGCACCAAGAAGCGCGTTTTCCGCCAACTGTGGATCGCCCGTATCAATGCCGCCTCCCGTGAACTGGGCCTGACTTACAGCCAGTTCGCCAACGGCATCCGCAAGGCCGGTATCGAGATCGACCGCAAGGTCCTGGCCGATATCGCCGTGCACGACAAGGCCGCTTTTGCCGGCATCGTGGAGCAGGTCAAGGCCAAGCTGGCTGCTTGA
- a CDS encoding tripartite tricarboxylate transporter substrate binding protein yields the protein MALCTALGVNAQGAYPNKPIRVIVPFAAGSTTDIIARAIADKMGTSMGQTLVIDNRGGASGTIGQQAVATAAPDGYTIMIHSSSHTVSPSTFAKLPFDTVGDFAGVTPISSLPNALVISPSKNIKTLKDLVATAKAKPGTVNFASAGQGSATHLNAEKFKMAANIDATNIPFKGSAEAVTEVLAGRVDYYFSPIAPVIGQIKEGQLLALAVGSPKRAAALPDVPTTAEAGVPGSEFNFWIGMMAPAKTPRDVVNRLHDEVAKALASPEVKERFLKLGADAWTLKPEQFDAYIKEEIASNAKLVKAAGLSPQ from the coding sequence CTGGCGCTCTGCACCGCGCTCGGCGTCAACGCGCAGGGCGCCTATCCGAACAAGCCGATCCGCGTGATCGTGCCTTTCGCCGCCGGCAGCACCACCGACATCATTGCCCGAGCCATCGCCGACAAGATGGGCACCAGCATGGGCCAGACGCTGGTGATCGACAACCGAGGCGGAGCCAGCGGCACCATCGGCCAGCAGGCCGTTGCCACGGCGGCGCCGGATGGCTACACGATCATGATCCACTCGTCCTCGCACACGGTCAGCCCTTCGACCTTCGCCAAGCTGCCCTTCGACACGGTGGGCGATTTCGCAGGCGTCACGCCGATCTCCTCGCTGCCCAACGCGCTGGTGATCTCGCCCTCGAAGAACATCAAGACGCTGAAGGACCTGGTCGCAACTGCCAAGGCCAAGCCCGGCACGGTGAACTTCGCCTCGGCGGGCCAGGGCAGCGCCACACATCTGAACGCTGAAAAATTCAAGATGGCGGCCAACATCGATGCCACCAACATCCCCTTCAAGGGTTCGGCCGAAGCCGTGACCGAGGTGCTGGCCGGCCGCGTCGACTACTACTTCTCGCCCATCGCTCCGGTGATCGGCCAGATCAAGGAGGGCCAGCTCCTGGCCCTGGCCGTGGGCTCGCCCAAGCGCGCCGCCGCCCTGCCCGATGTGCCCACCACCGCCGAGGCGGGCGTGCCCGGCTCGGAATTCAACTTCTGGATCGGGATGATGGCCCCGGCCAAGACGCCGCGCGACGTGGTCAACCGCCTGCACGACGAAGTGGCGAAGGCACTCGCCAGCCCCGAGGTCAAGGAGCGTTTCCTCAAGCTGGGCGCCGATGCCTGGACGCTCAAGCCCGAGCAGTTCGACGCCTATATCAAGGAAGAGATCGCCAGCAATGCCAAGCTGGTGAAGGCCGCAGGCCTCTCGCCCCAGTGA
- the thrS gene encoding threonine--tRNA ligase — protein sequence MIQITLPDNSRREFPGPVSVADVAKSIGPGLAKMTVAGKVDGRLVDASDLIEQDAKLQIITPKDDEGLEIIRHSTAHLVGHAVKQLFPTAKMVIGPVIEEGFYYDISYERPFTPEDMEAIEARMRELISQDYDVVKKMTPRDEVIQVFKSRGEDYKLRLVEDMPDEKAMGLYYHQEYVDMCRGPHVPNTRFLKVFKLTKLAGAYWRGDARNEQLQRIYGTAWADKKQLDDYIRRIEEAEKRDHRRLGKELDLFHIDEVAPGVVFWHPKGWAIWQQVEQYMRKVYRDTGYQEVKGPQILDKSLWEKTGHWQNYRENMFTTESEKRDYALKPMNCPGHVLIFKSDLRSYRDLPIRYGEFGQCHRNEPSGGLHGIMRVRGFTQDDGHIFCTEDHILEECVAYTGQLLKVYADFGFKDILYKVATRPDNRIGSDELWDRAESALMEALRRSGVDFVISPGEGAFYGPKIEYTLRDAIGRHWQCGTMQVDFNMAERLGAEYVTESSGRAHPVMLHRAIVGSLERFIGMLIEHHSGAMPAWLAPVQVAVLNISEGQADYASQVAKTLLNQGLRVSLDLHNEKITYKIRKHSLQKLPYILVVGDKEKETGAVAVRARGNLDLGAMSVEAFSQKIAHDIQHKL from the coding sequence ATGATCCAGATCACGCTTCCCGACAACTCGCGCCGCGAGTTCCCCGGCCCGGTTTCGGTGGCCGATGTTGCCAAGTCCATCGGCCCCGGCCTGGCGAAAATGACGGTGGCCGGCAAGGTCGACGGCCGGCTCGTTGATGCGAGCGACCTGATCGAGCAGGACGCCAAGCTGCAGATCATCACGCCCAAGGACGACGAAGGCCTGGAGATCATCCGCCACTCGACGGCGCATCTGGTCGGCCACGCCGTCAAGCAGCTCTTTCCGACGGCGAAAATGGTGATCGGGCCGGTGATCGAGGAGGGCTTTTACTACGACATCTCCTACGAGCGGCCCTTCACGCCCGAGGACATGGAGGCGATCGAGGCGCGCATGCGCGAGTTGATCTCTCAGGACTACGACGTGGTGAAGAAGATGACGCCGCGAGACGAGGTCATCCAGGTCTTCAAGTCCCGCGGCGAGGACTACAAGCTGCGATTGGTCGAAGACATGCCGGACGAGAAGGCGATGGGGCTGTACTACCACCAGGAGTACGTCGACATGTGCCGCGGTCCGCACGTCCCGAACACGCGCTTCCTCAAGGTCTTCAAGCTCACGAAGCTGGCAGGCGCCTACTGGCGCGGCGATGCGCGCAATGAGCAGTTGCAGCGCATCTACGGCACGGCATGGGCCGACAAGAAGCAGCTCGACGACTACATCCGGCGCATCGAAGAGGCCGAGAAGCGCGATCACCGGCGGCTCGGCAAGGAACTGGATCTTTTCCACATCGACGAGGTGGCGCCGGGCGTCGTGTTCTGGCACCCCAAGGGATGGGCCATCTGGCAGCAGGTCGAGCAGTACATGCGGAAGGTGTATCGCGACACGGGGTACCAGGAGGTCAAGGGGCCGCAGATCCTCGACAAGAGCCTGTGGGAGAAGACGGGCCACTGGCAGAACTACCGCGAGAACATGTTCACGACGGAGTCGGAAAAGCGTGACTACGCGCTGAAGCCGATGAACTGCCCGGGCCATGTGCTGATCTTCAAAAGCGACCTGCGCAGCTACCGCGACTTGCCGATCCGCTATGGCGAATTCGGGCAGTGCCACCGCAATGAACCCTCGGGAGGCCTGCACGGCATCATGCGGGTGCGTGGCTTCACGCAGGACGACGGCCACATCTTCTGCACGGAAGACCACATCCTGGAGGAGTGCGTGGCCTACACAGGTCAACTGCTCAAGGTGTATGCCGACTTCGGCTTCAAGGACATCCTCTACAAGGTAGCGACGCGGCCCGACAACCGCATCGGCTCGGACGAGCTCTGGGACAGGGCTGAAAGTGCGCTGATGGAGGCCTTGCGACGTTCGGGTGTGGACTTCGTCATTTCGCCCGGCGAAGGCGCTTTCTATGGCCCCAAGATCGAGTACACGCTGCGCGACGCCATCGGCCGCCATTGGCAATGCGGCACGATGCAGGTGGACTTCAACATGGCCGAGCGCCTGGGCGCCGAGTACGTGACGGAGTCGAGCGGCAGGGCTCATCCGGTGATGCTGCATCGAGCCATCGTCGGCAGCCTGGAGCGTTTCATCGGCATGCTGATCGAACACCATTCGGGCGCGATGCCTGCCTGGCTGGCGCCGGTGCAGGTGGCGGTGCTCAATATCAGCGAAGGGCAGGCCGACTACGCGTCTCAAGTTGCTAAAACGCTGCTAAATCAAGGGCTTAGAGTTTCGCTTGACCTGCACAACGAAAAGATTACGTATAAAATACGGAAGCATTCGTTGCAAAAGCTTCCTTATATCCTCGTCGTCGGCGACAAGGAAAAGGAAACAGGTGCCGTCGCAGTGCGCGCCCGGGGCAATCTTGATCTCGGTGCCATGTCGGTGGAAGCGTTCTCCCAAAAGATTGCTCACGACATCCAACACAAGCTTTGA